The DNA segment TAGTAAGTCCTGTTTTATTTCTCCACTGACACAAaactttcatcttgacttaaaaattattatttttatggttAAACAATTTTAGCtgtaattagttaattaacttttattataaaaactcaTTTGTTCTTATAATATTCCTAAATTGTTTAACTTTAGAGCCATCATGATTGAAGTTGCTCTAACTAACTAACCAACAAGGCAACAACCACTACTCTTTAAGTAACAACATCTCTTGACCGTTAGGTGACATCCATGTGCTGTTGGCTGTGATAAAATTGCCAATCTTGCCACGAGCTAATCATAAAATCGTTGCATATCGTTGTCCCCAAACTATGATGCCAATTGTCGTTCTTAATTTGACAAATCCCTTATCCCTATCCTACATGCCATGTCGTGGCCAAGTTCATTATTTCCCTTTCATTGGTTGTTCTGCACAAATCATATCTCCCACCAGAAAGCCAcctcattgttgttgttgttgttttttttttttaataattatttgtatttttcttcttctgaattttgtattaaaatatatgaaaatatattcgAATCTGATTACTCCATCTATACTTCGATTTGCTTGAGTTAGTTCAATTCtagttatgcatttttttttcaaaaccaaaccgtgttattttaattggggaaactCTTCTTTAAACCCTCCGTTTTATTAacatatttcctttttatttatttttccacaATACCATTTTTTCTGAAATCTATTTTCTAGAATGTGTTAAATTTTCAACACATTCGGGAAAGGATTTTCTGaaagtaacaaaattttaatacatTCCGAAAAGTACTTCCTGAAagccaattttcaattttcaggaGAGAAAAAATGAGAAACCAATTGCCTTTAAGGAGACAACTTTTTCACTCTTTGTAATAGTCTATGACGGTCACTTTTTAGGGGCAAAGAACCTAGGTGCTTGGTAGCGCTTTTTGTTGTTGCAGAAATTTGAATTCTTAACCAGAGGAGTGATTTCATTGGTAGATGAAACAAAATTTCACCGATTACTTCATTTGAAAGATTTGCCATTATTATGATTAGGATGTCAATGCATCTACAAGATCCATATTTCCATGACTAGTTTCTTTCAtaatctcataattttttttttgttagggcTTCTTCTAAAGAAATTGAGAGTATCAGCGTACAGGCATAACAATGGGATCCGAGTTCAAGGGATCCATCTTAAACTCGTTTAGATTTTGACAGGGAAAATTCGAGTTGACTAGGATTGAGGTCAAGTTCAAGTTTTTCTCGATAGCCAAAGTCGGATTCGGGGTCGGGATGATATTATTAATACCCGACCCAAGCGCTCTCAAACCCGTCccgctaataattaatttacaaaaatatcattgcatatatataacacactaaaacatgaaactattggattgaattttatgttgtcatgtacaatttaaaaatatgttatggttgttatttaaaattatatttttcattctatgaaaatatattttttatataaaattttataagcatATTAGGGATGGGGAAAACCTGATCCGTTGGAGACAGGGATGGTAAATTTACACCCCCATTGAATTTCGGGGAGGATGGAGAGTTGGGGGCGGGGTAAGCAAAACCCGACCCCGACCCACCTTGTTGCCATGCCTATGAGTGCATGTCAACAAAAAGACAATTGTTGAAATTTGACTTCTAAAACCTTCTTTGAGatgtgttaaaattttaacatattctAGAAAGTAGTtcctaaaaaaaagatattttgggagtaaaaatatagacggagttatattaataaaattgaggTGTAAATAACAATATTCTTTAATTGGTTTAgagcttttattttattatcatgtaATTAATGGAGAGTATTGTCTACCTAACTACctttaatttatagttttttttattaatatattactaGTATagaatattcattaattttatcaatgctTATTTTCTGTTGAAAAATTTGGAGTCATCTTTGATGGATCTTCCTCCTCTTAACTATATTTTTTCATGCACAAGACTAAAACTTAAAATCTTAATCGACGGATCAAATTTAATATCAGTCTCACCAATAACTTGTTAGTAATTAATTTAGAGTTTGTACTTTAGTTTTCATGGAAGCTGATCAGACTTATTGCCTAGTTGCCATTTCATTTaatcaatttcatattttatacaaTCTATTCCTATgctatatataaataagaatgCACATGTTAGATAGTTAGATTTTCAATTTCCTTACTCTTTTACTaacacattatatatatatatatatatatatatattttatgtctcTTATAGAAGTGCATTATCtcttaaataagtaatcaataTGATtgagtttaagaaaaaaataaaaagaaaatttggcTTTTTGGATAAGTAAAATCAATTATaggtataatatttataaattttacaaaatattaatatttatacttaattttttttctttatgatttaaTTGAAATCAATGATTCAAAACTTTTAAAAGTATTATTCTCAaacacaaattaatttcaaaacatttattctttcaaaatcaaataattctATCAAAATCTAAATCAAATCCTTAACGTATTTCACTtaggtaattatttttttttttcatatatagatATAAACGAAGAACATGGCACCAACGAGTACAACTTGTGAcacaattataagaaaaattaagctcttaaaaaattatatatatttgagtcTTAGAAATATGAAATATCACTAATTAGGTgagattttcattttatatagctgaattctgtaaaaaaaaaaaacattttatattgaATAAATTAGATTTGCACAAGTCTTGTCAATTAAGTAGTTTCCAACAACCATCTAACATTAAATAATTAGGTCGATCCCATCATCAATTTAGAGAATATGAACTCAAACGTGCGAAGGTCAAGCTTAAACAAATGTTTCGGCCTTCCTCATCAATTATTATATGtcagattattatttttagtgggGTTGCTCGCCAAGTTGCTATAATACAATTATACAATGCATCAGGTGATGTCTTTAACGGCTGAGTTCATCGTCTGAACGTTTTCTGGTATGTTATAaattttcatgaatgttcatTTTGACAAAATGATACACCTACAAATTTCCGCAAATGGAGTCAAATTTCTACATTGATCTAACTTTTTAGGTGTCAACATTCAgaaggttttatttatttttgtccctCATCTTTTGTGAATTCCCCTGTTTTAGTTTCTCATAAATTTTtgtccatttttaatttttcaaaaaaaaaatttctgttTTTAGTCCGTAATGTAGAATTTTTGAGGGAGAATACAAAACAATTtctttagaaactaaaaatggaataattttttttgagaaattaagatcaatgatttttttatgaagaataaaAAGCAGAAATCCATAAAAgatgagaaacaaaaaaaagtcaataaattgaatttaaaaataatcatgcTTTGATAAGAGGAAAGTATGcgtgttttctgttttttatttaaaaataaataaaaaataagactaTAAATACGTTTgcttaaagtttaaaaactatgTTTAAAACTAAAACGACAAATCAACATTTATATCttagaatattttctttttatatatgttttataaatcttgaaaatttgaaaataaaaattattttcagaaaattaaaatacaaaataaaaaaaagaaaataaacactCAAATAAAGTGCCATCTTAATTTGTTTGGTTTTCAACTCATCAAATTTATTAGgtgtttaagttttaattttaggaAGTGTTTGGTAGTTAAGAAATTCTCACTTTCTCATGAATCTTTGggaaatttattttaggaaGTGTTtagtttgcattttcattttctatttttattttctgaaaattgtttttattttcaaaagattagaattttaaaaacatgtttggtttgacttcttgttttttgctttcaagaaataaaaacattgaaaatacgtttttaaaaaaaaatgtatttttagatttgtttaaaattatattctttgcCATCGCGTTTTCATTTTATCCCAAATGATATTCCTGATTTCAACTAAAAACATtgaaaacgagattttattatttccaGTTTTGGTTCGTTagggaaaatattttcactgaaaatgaaaaatagaaatccaatcaaacacatttccattatcattttctattttcagtgaaaatgaaaacagaaaacaaccaaaccaaacacccttTAATTTTCCATGTTGAATACACATTttgaagaaatatatttttgaaaaattatggtGTTTGGGAATCATTTTTAACTCACTCCCACAAAAACATTCTAGTGGAAGGGGGTGGGTGGGAATCCAACTTTCCgaagtttaatttttgttttactatgataaaaatatcttgttattttttattttgacaaaaGCATCATGttacttttattatattatttaatgtgataaataattaaagttattGACAAAAATACTACATAACTCTTTAATTCctaaaaaatttatctaaagaTTTTCAAATGGTTACAAATTTTCCTCATTCTTAGTAAACATGATTTCTAGGAATTATGATCCTGGGACATGAAAATTTTTTTCTCCTACCAAACGTCCATCAATGTAATTGttgaaaattaagagaaaatattattttttttttgctgaatgttaagagtaaattatttatacactgaagtaattataaaagttttttttatattattgtttaattataaactattatatatgataatttctttattttgataataattattttaaaattatattaataataactttttattgatcgataatgcaaaaaaaaattataatgataatagttaaaattataatgatatttTCAGTTTACCAAAATGTAACTCAGTCAATAGTGATAGCTAGATAGGATTCAGAACTTTTGAGTTCCTTACTCCTCTTATTTATTATCTCATGCTGAGCCAATACAAAAGCAGAGCTTTCTTGATATTTGCGTTTCGAATACGTGTATTATtcatttataatgatttttttagtataagAAAGTTATTCTCGTTCTCATCGGAGACAATTCTGAAGAGTCTTTTCCCAATATGGGTGATTTGATAAATGTAAATATCAAAAtgagtaattttgaaaaatatttacatgaGCGATTTCAAATGCAGGTTTGTCTGGTAACACGGAGCAtcattaagtatttattacatCAGTTAAACATAATCGATGTAAAAAGTCGAATATGACTAATACTTGAAGGCTCCACTTAGGGTGGTTCTTCAAATAAGTGTCTGCTGAAATCATTCCtatgatgtaaatattttttaaaaccatcCATTTTGATATATACTTCGCTGAAATcacttatttttgtaaaagagTTCAATTATGAATattgaaaatgttttgttaaaaaatgttctaaaaatattagctaaataacatatttaattaacaaatctttttaaatattttttatttcagtttTGTTAATATCAGCTCTTAGAATTAATTTCAAGTTCTAAAagtgataaatttttattgaaaaatatttattaaactttGGTATTTCTGatgtaatagtttttttaataaaataatattaattttaaatatttaaaatcaatcctAAAGATTGatgttaatattttcatttgtaattacttaaaataaatattatatatttttatatgtatgaTGGAATAAAcacatttcatttttgttttcttggccATTTTCCAACGTCACTTGACATCAAAGAAAATTTTTTTCTCACTAcataaacatataatatatcaaCCCTGCTCTATTCAATACGAATACGTATAATAAGTTTCGACGGAAAACACAAGTCATGCATATTTGATGAAATGGTTTCGTGTTGATCAGCATTTTTCCTAAACACGTATAAGAAATCCAGCAcgtatatataacataataaaagaAGAGTAAACAATACATGCACTAACagtatttaatcacaaattatcatatttaagtttgttgatttttataatatttatattaagaaaaaagtcatttcaattatcaatagttttttaattgattgagagtgtatagaaattaaaaatatggtaATTGTATCGCTTGAATTGTCGTTAGCATCTTCTGTCTAGAGCCTTGGAGTAACAGAAATGCCTAAGCTCAAATTGAACCACTTTCTCAGTTTCTTATACACTAATACACgtattggctaaaaaataaaaaatattctaatacAAGTATAAATAATCATGAAACAGACACAAACTAATTAACGTTCCCCTTACAACAAAAGAAACCCATTTTTcgtttaaataaatcattaaatctCTGTCTGAACTCTGAATCTTAGACTTTTATACTATCCCATGATTCTTTGTTCTGTTGTCCACCTACAGATACAGGTTCGTGTCTCATTTTTCCTTGGGTTGTATATATTGATCAATGTTATATAGATATAGAATTATAGATTATGATAAATCCTATGATTTACACTTAGTTTCATGCATATTTGAGCTAAACATTCAGCCTTGTGTTCATCACCATGCAGTTTCTGTTGTCCTATGTTGTGtttcaacaaaacaaaaaagaaaaaaaacaaaagttgaatgtTTGATCTGGGTGTTTTTCCCCTTTATCCATTTTTGAGGATCATTTTCTGCATAAACCGTTTTTGGGGTGCatattcattgttcttttcaaaaaccttttgaaaacGCAATTAGGAATCAAATTTGTTTGTCACTGCTTGAGCTGAACTGGTCTTGATTTTATCACAGCGATTTGTTCTAGATCCTTGTTTTTCTGTCTATTATTACGTTACAATCACTGAATCCATTTTGCCAGTTTCTTTTATCCCTTTTTTAATACCTCATTGACAAGAACAAGTACAATAGTGTTTTAATTTTCCGtagttttttaattcttaattttgccACTTTTCGATATCTTTTATGCTCCAGATTTGTCCCTTTCTGATAGGAAATACATTACTGACATCGAATCACAACACATGCTCACACATGTGTTGGGAAATTTTGGTcatttaaaatgtatatatatatatatatatatatatatatatatatatatacacacacacacacacacacattagtGCTTAACATGTCTGATTTTGGAAACTACAATTCCTTTGTTTATGAAAACAATGAATATCAATATTCATTTCTTGAATTGAATACACGATGTTGATTCAACAGACACTATTCAATGGCAAAGTGCACAGAGAAGATATATTAAGAGATTCCAAATTTGGTTATTTCAGAGGCTGCTAGGTGGTGGTGAATTTTATGGAATGAGAGTATTGAATAAAAACACATGTTAAGTCACAATTATGGGGTCCTTCAACATTGAGAAGAAATGGCAATTTCCTCTCATTATGATCTCAATTGTGTTCTTATTCTTTCTTGCCACATGCTTCAACATGGGGCTTGTCTCTACAATTCACAGCTTCAATTCAATACTATTCTTTCTCCCATCACGCCTAGCCGAAAACCAATCTGCTCCAGTTTTTGTGGAGACAAAGATTTCTGCTACTGCTCCAGCTCCTGCTGCTCCTGCAATTCCTCGATTTGCTTATTTGATTTCCGGCTCAAAAAACGATTTGGAGAAGCTTTGGAGGACTCTTCTTGCCCTTTACCATCCACTGAACCATTATATTGTTCATTTGGACCTTGAGTCACCACTAGAGATGAGGTTGGAGCTAGCTTCTAGAATTGAGAAACAGCCTGTCTTCTCTGAGGTCGGAAATGTTTTCATGATTCCGAAAGCTAACATGGTCACTTACAGAGGACCAACCATGATTGCTCACACTCTTCATGCTTGTGCCATTCTGCTCAAAAGAACTAAAGACTGGGATTGGTTTATTAACCTTAGTGCTTCAGATTATCCCCTTGTGACTCAGGATGGTTAGTTTCTTATCTATATGATTCTTTCAATTTGCTTTTTGTTCTGATTCAAACTGTATGTGGTTGCAACTGTTTTTGCTCATGACTGTTAGACACTTGTGAAGCACCAATACTTTCATTTGCTTCACGTATCAATACTATTAGATATTTCACTGACACGTTTCTGTGAATTATCCAAGCCTTTAAGAAAAGTTTTGAAAATCTGATATAGCTACATACGAGATATGAAAACATCTATAATACAGAAACATAAAAGCATCAATTCCTTAATGAatcaaaaaatagaaattgtcCTCTTTGTGGATGATCTTAAGAAAAGAATGTGattgatatttggtagtaaTCTTATTTGTAAACAATAGGATGTGATTTATGTTGACAgcgatttataatttttattttgtttttagtaatGTTGAAGATATATATTCCTATTGCTTTATGAATTTGTTACATAGTTTGCTCGTATTGTAtcctatatatttttagaataattgtATTGCCATATTGCATCAATCATATCTATGCAACACTTAGGCTAATAGTTTGAGCAGATCTTCTCTATACTTTTTCTGAGGTTGACAGAAGCCTTAACTTCATTGAGCACACAAGTCGTTTGGGATGGAAGCTGTAAGTTTCTTTTTTCCCCTCCCCATCAcataatcaatttttatatgTAGTTATGCACATAATGATAAATTGACCAATTCCCTTGACATATGAAATCTTGATATGTACTTAACGAATTGTCCCTTATCTTGCAGGGAAAAACGAGCAATGCCTTTAATTATAGACCCAGGTCTTTACAGGACAAACAAGTCTGATGTTTTTTGGGTTGGTCCTAAGAGAACTTTGCCAACAGCATTTAAACTATTTACTGGTTAGTTTCTCCCTTCTCATCCTCATTTCTTCACCCTTAGTAGGTTATTAGTTGATCACTATTCAAATGGTTCACTTTTTTGGAGAATAGTCTAAGAGAACCAAACCAATCAATCATAAGCAGCTAATGTAATTTTGTTGTATAGCCTTACTAATTGCTGAGATTAGAAGTTTTAGACAAGTCTTATGTCAGTTATGACTGAGTAGCTTACATATTTTTGAGGCTGAATACATTTTGACAACAGGAccaacttttcattcttgagaaaCTGCATCAGAATTTCTAGTTTTTCATGTGTAAAACATGATATCATATACCCATTTTCAAAAACTGTTTTTAGTTTCCGAAATACAACTAAATAAGGTTGCTTAGACATTAGGTGGATGGTGGTGCAAAACACATAGCAGAGTATTTGATAGATGTGGAAACATCTCgtgattattttcatttttgtgttttttaacaCTTGTTTTGAAAACAagcttcaaattaaaatttaatagattttGGATGAGAAATTGAATACCAAGTAGCATGAAATTGTGTTAGAAAAcagtttttaaaaccaaaaagcgaCAAGAGAATCAAACACACacttatcttttgttttctatacattttttttccttttgttaatttgttaaaccATGGTTGGTTGCGAGACTAGTTCAGGGGTAAAACAACTAAAACTTGAGTTTTAAGCCTACCAACATttgctattaattttttaaagtaaaaaggcCATACATGTTACCTATAAGGCCTCGCATATCACTTTTtcctttaaagtaaaaaaagtctctttcaatttttgttttagacCTCACTTTTTGTTGAACCGATCCTGGTTGATTGCCACATTGCAGGTTCAGCATGGATGGTTTTATCGCACTCCTTTGTAGAATATGTTGTGTGGGGTTGGGACAATCTCCCAAGGACCCTTCTTATGTACTACACTAATTTCATCTCCTCCCCTGAGGGCTACTTTCAAACAGTTGCATGCAATGAGCCAGAACTAGCCAAAACTGTTGTAAACA comes from the Glycine soja cultivar W05 chromosome 6, ASM419377v2, whole genome shotgun sequence genome and includes:
- the LOC114416861 gene encoding beta-glucuronosyltransferase GlcAT14A-like; this translates as MGSFNIEKKWQFPLIMISIVFLFFLATCFNMGLVSTIHSFNSILFFLPSRLAENQSAPVFVETKISATAPAPAAPAIPRFAYLISGSKNDLEKLWRTLLALYHPLNHYIVHLDLESPLEMRLELASRIEKQPVFSEVGNVFMIPKANMVTYRGPTMIAHTLHACAILLKRTKDWDWFINLSASDYPLVTQDDLLYTFSEVDRSLNFIEHTSRLGWKLEKRAMPLIIDPGLYRTNKSDVFWVGPKRTLPTAFKLFTGSAWMVLSHSFVEYVVWGWDNLPRTLLMYYTNFISSPEGYFQTVACNEPELAKTVVNSDLHYISWDNPPKQHPHVLTINDTTKMIASNAAFARKFKHNDPVLDVIDKKLLHRENEQLFTPGGWCSGNPRCSKVGNIHRITPSPGSKRLRLLVTRLTWMAKFGQKQCI